The sequence below is a genomic window from Microbacterium sp. cx-55.
ACGAGTCGCTGCGGCTGCTCGCGCGCTTCGCGCTCGATCGGCTGCTGCCCGACCCGACGGCCGCACCGCGGTGGGAACGCATCCGTCGCACCCTCGCCGACTTCGGTTTCGCCCTCACCGACCGCGGCGTGCGTCGCACGCGCGACCCCGTCGACACGATGCTCGCCTCGTCGCTGGCGAAGGACTATGCCGCGTGCGACATTCTGCGCATCGAGCGCTCGGCGCTCGGCGACGATCGCCTGCGGGCGCTGATCGCCACGGACTACGCCGAGCACGGCAACACACAGGGCGGGCTCGTCGGCACGGCGGGTGCGCTCCGCACCTTCGCCGTGATCTCGGCGGATGCATCGACGGCGGGACTGCGTTCCCTGCTCGTCACGGGTAGCCGCACACGAGTGGCTACCCGGGACGCCGACATGCTCATGCGGGCGCTCACAGACCTGCTCGGTGTGCCGGTCGCCGCCGCACCGCTCGTCGATTCGCCACAGGTATCGGAGGTGCACGCCCCCGGTGTCGCATCGGCGTCGCTCGTGCGGGCCGCATCCGTGCTGCTGACCCGCGGTGACCTGCACGTGGTGGTGGGCACTCGGGGGCTCTTCGGCGAAGGGTGGGACTGCCCCGCGGTGAACACGCTGATCGATCTCACGGCCGTCGCGACCGCATCGGCGACGCAGCAACTGCGCGGGCGCACGCTGCGTCTTGACCCGGCGTGGTCGCAGAAGGTCGCGCACAACTGGACGGTCACGGCCATGCTTCCGCCCGGCTTCGCGCTCTCAGCGGCGCCCGACCTCGCGCGCCTGCACCGCAAGCACGCTCGCCTCTGGGGGTTAGAGGTCGACGACCCGTCGCGCGTCGTGCGGGGGATCACGGGGGCGTTGTCGTCCACCCGGCGCGAGGGCCTCCGCTCCGGGCTCTCGGCCGCGCACCTCAACGACCTCCTCGTCATTCCGGCGCGGTCGGCGACGCGGAACGAGTGGCGGATCGGCCAGCCGTACGCGGATGCGGAAGGCGTCAGCACCCTCGTCGCCCGACGGCGGTCGACACCCGTGTTCCGAACGAGTGTCGTGTCATCGCGCGCGCTGGGCGGCGCACTCGGCGCACTGGTGGCCGCCGCGGTCGGGGTCAGCGGCCTGGCCTGGACCGTCATCGAACCGTCGGCGGCGGTCGGCGTCGATGCGCTCGTCCTCGCGGCGGCGGTGTGGTTCGGCGTTCCGGTGTGGACGTCGTGGCGCGACGCCCGGGTGCTGCGGACCGGCGGTGCGGAGTCGTATCGGCGCATCGGCGCCGTCGTGTGGAACGCCCTTCGCGCGGCGGGGCGGGTGGCTGACGGTCCCGCCACGGTGCGCGCGGAGACGGGCTCCGCGCCGCCGCCGGGTGACCCGCGGGACGCACCGGCGCTTGCCGTCCTCGACGCCATCAGCGTGTGGGTGACGGATGCTGCGCTGCCCGACCAGCGGACGTTCGCCGATGCGCTCGGTGAACTCTTCGGCCCGGTGCGCACGCCGCGATTCTTGCTCGAGACCGGTCGCGGAGGCAGGTCATGGCTCGTGCGGACGGTGCTTCGAGGCCATGGTCCCGCCCACTTCCTGGCGGTACCGACGGCGATCGGCCGGCGCCGAGCGGATGCCGAGACATTCGCCCGCGCCTGGAACAGGGAGGTCGGCCCGGTCCTGCTTCACGCGATGGACGACCCCGCCCGGCTCGCCGTGCTGGCGCGCGCGCGGAGAGCGGGCGGTGGCGCACCGAGTGGTCTGCGCGATGCCGTGCGCGACGACGTGGTGTCCGCCGTCGTCGTGCGGGAGGAGTGGCGCTGACATCGCGTCGCGTCCTGTCCTCCCCAGTCATCCGCAGCCGGCGAGACGTGCACAGATGCGCGTGCGGGCGGGTGCGGCCCCGGCAGCGGCGACGAAAGTGGAGCGCATGACCGAACCCACTGTGCGCTTCGAGCGCGACCACGCCTTCGCCTCCGACGTCGACCTCGAGGAGATGATCGCGGACCTGCTTCACGGGGCGAATCGGCGCCAGCTCTGGATGCTGTTCCTCGGTGAGGACGACGTGCTGCTCGACCCGATCGTGCCGTGCGACGACTACCCCGACGACCCGGCACTCACCGCCCGCACCGACGATCTCGGCACCGTAACGTTCCCGACGATCCTGGCGCACCGCGTTGCGAGCTTGCGGGAGCTCATCGGCTTCGCCTCGGTGGTTCTCGTCTGGGAGCGCCGAGGGTCGGATCTCCTCACGCCGACCGATATCGCGTGGTCCCGAGCGATGGCCGAGTCCGCGGCGGACGTCGGTGTGGACCTGCGCGTGCAGTTCGTGCTGCACGACCGAGGGGTGCGGCAGATCACTCCGGTCGACGACGGCGCCGCGGCGGCCTAGTGCGGCGAATCCGCTCGATTCCGGCCGATCGTTCGAAGGCGTCGCGGGTGATGCGCTCGATTCGGCGACCCGACGCGAGTGCCCCCACGAGATGACGCAGACCGCGGAACACGCGGCCGTTCGCGACCTCGAGTACCGCATCCGTTACCGGGCGCGTTGCCGACGTCATCTTGTGGAGGGTGCGGAACGGCGCGTAGTAGATGAACTGCGTCTCGAGATCCGGATGCGCCGCCGCATCCGCCCGCCGTTTGCGCCGCTCGAGGAAGCCGAATGCGAATCGCACCAGCCGGCTCGGCGACTGTCCGAGACGATCGATGGGCGTGTTGACCCGGAACAGCGGCACCGCCCATCCGTCATCCGGGAGATCGCGACCCAGCAGTGCGCGGAACGCGGCGTCGGGCACGTCACGCACGTCGCCTCGTGCGTAGACCGCCAGAGCGGGGTCGGGGGTGCCCGCGGGCACGGTGCCCGCGACGTGGATCGTGGCCGACAGTGGCAGGTCGGCGCTGTTCGGACCCACGAGAACCTCGTACTCGCCCTGCTCGATCTCCCAGCGTCCCGAGCGGACGTCGAAGAAGCGGAAGGTTCGCGCACCGAACGGCACCGTGACCGTGCGGCGTTCCCCCGGTGCGACGCGGATCTTCGACCACCCCTTGAGCTCTCGATCCGGGCGGTACACCGCGCTCGAACCGGTGCGGCGTACGTACAGCTGGGGAACGTCGGCGCCTGCGGCCGCGCCGACGT
It includes:
- a CDS encoding DEAD/DEAH box helicase family protein: MPSSTHTPLSSWQFGGRLRQYQADVLAEVGVDTAVGLDGGRSLHIVAPPGSGKTLLGLLLAARRGRRAVVLAPTVTIREQWARQAVALAPHPKAVSEDPQRLGDLTALTYQSLSVLDTAHPFAALARARWIDELESDGRSAENANTWLDELASAHAAAYRSGITRRSRTLRRQLIREDPDVLATALHPNALALIDRLVTHGVETIVLDECHHLLDHWALVVATLAARIRAAGREPLLIGLTATLPSPDDADEYDNYTSLLGEVDHEVPVPAVVREGNLAPFRDLVRFTEPTAEELLFLNAHAEGLTVLLRHTFAGDTGVGFLLDALQPQPAPQPQPAPQPAPVSPGARGDLEPPAPPPRGEETDARLAAAFAADFAGAEAAAAMLSAVAPQDPLVAHLPDVARRPPTTDESLRLLARFALDRLLPDPTAAPRWERIRRTLADFGFALTDRGVRRTRDPVDTMLASSLAKDYAACDILRIERSALGDDRLRALIATDYAEHGNTQGGLVGTAGALRTFAVISADASTAGLRSLLVTGSRTRVATRDADMLMRALTDLLGVPVAAAPLVDSPQVSEVHAPGVASASLVRAASVLLTRGDLHVVVGTRGLFGEGWDCPAVNTLIDLTAVATASATQQLRGRTLRLDPAWSQKVAHNWTVTAMLPPGFALSAAPDLARLHRKHARLWGLEVDDPSRVVRGITGALSSTRREGLRSGLSAAHLNDLLVIPARSATRNEWRIGQPYADAEGVSTLVARRRSTPVFRTSVVSSRALGGALGALVAAAVGVSGLAWTVIEPSAAVGVDALVLAAAVWFGVPVWTSWRDARVLRTGGAESYRRIGAVVWNALRAAGRVADGPATVRAETGSAPPPGDPRDAPALAVLDAISVWVTDAALPDQRTFADALGELFGPVRTPRFLLETGRGGRSWLVRTVLRGHGPAHFLAVPTAIGRRRADAETFARAWNREVGPVLLHAMDDPARLAVLARARRAGGGAPSGLRDAVRDDVVSAVVVREEWR